A stretch of the Bombyx mori chromosome 12, ASM3026992v2 genome encodes the following:
- the LOC101735886 gene encoding engulfment and cell motility protein 1 — protein sequence MSTKPIKMPSATKEKDSTKLKIAVEMLNAPNKVPQLIELDQSQPLSSIIQLLCKTWGLPDPVNYALQFSESNNQNYITEKNRNEIKNGSVLRLELSPAKTVQDILAKINGVEADQIAALSKLSVLSSDLTFALEFINKKGLTLIINDIENGKFKGKSLKYALATFVELMDHSVIFWDILENQFINKIASFVSNQAIPQDPKVIQCCLSILENIVLNSSKNSQVEKEITIPSLISHLQNSQQDSLIQQNAIALINAIFCKANMTKKKTIAATLSSKQVRNVIYENLIGTGEFPKNNTKEALGTELAHQLYVLQTLMLGLLEPQMRQKAESQEQESQEKIKELRKIAFEGDNNPNIEITMRRPVGSYSKDFKKLGFKCEIDPIKDFNETPPGVLALDCMLYFARNYPEDYTKIVLENSCRADEHECPFGKTSVELVKQLCDILHVGEPPSEQGQTYHPLFFTHDHPFEELFCICIVLLNKTWKEMRATSEDFIKVSSVVREQISRALLASPKNFDKFRQKINQLTYAEITQIWQQERTNREVWESHARPIVELKEKITPEIVDLIQQQRLGVLVGGTRFKKFFSRSQRIKDKFWFVRLSPNYKVLHYGDCDEKSTPSLEELGNKLPVAEIKCVVVGKECPHMKDLRGRKITPHLAFSFILKSAEVTSLDFVAPDEQIFDYWTDGINALLKEKMTSKSFENDLQTLLSMDIKVRLLDAEGIDIPQDPPQIPDEPEDYDFYYENN from the coding sequence ATGTCTACAAAACCGATAAAAATGCCGTCGGCAACAAAAGAAAAGGATTCTACGAAACTTAAGATTGCTGTGGAAATGTTAAATGCTCCAAATAAAGTACCACAGCTCATCGAGTTAGATCAAAGCCAGCCTTTATCGAGCATAATCCAGCTTCTTTGTAAAACGTGGGGACTTCCGGACCCCGTGAACTACGCTTTGCAGTTCTCTGAGAGCAATAACCAAAACTACATTACCGAGAAAAACAGGAATGAGATAAAGAACGGTTCAGTGTTACGCCTAGAGTTATCGCCTGCGAAAACGGTGCAAGACATTTTGGCCAAGATCAATGGCGTAGAAGCAGATCAAATCGCCGCCTTATCCAAATTATCTGTCCTTAGTAGCGACCTAACATTTGCATTAGAGTTCATTAACAAAAAAGGTCTGACACTCATCATCAATGACATCGAAAATGGAAAATTCAAAGGAAAATCGCTAAAATACGCCTTAGCAACTTTTGTTGAACTCATGGACCACAGTGTAATATTCTGGGATATACTAGAAAATCAATTCATAAACAAAATCGCCAGCTTTGTGAGTAACCAGGCCATTCCGCAAGACCCCAAAGTAATTCAGTGTTGCTTGTCCATTCTAGAAAACATTGTACTGAACAGCTCTAAGAACTCTCAAGTGGAAAAAGAAATCACAATTCCAAGTTTGATATCACATTTACAGAATTCACAACAGGACAGTTTAATTCAGCAGAATGCTATTGCTCTCATAAATGCTATATTTTGCAAAGCCAatatgacaaagaaaaaaactattGCAGCAACTTTGTCATCTAAACAGGTACGTAATGTCATTTATGAGAACCTCATTGGGACTGGTGAGTTCCCTAAGAACAATACTAAAGAAGCATTAGGGACTGAATTGGCTCACCAGCTCTATGTACTTCAAACATTGATGCTGGGTTTGCTGGAGCCACAAATGAGACAAAAGGCTGAGTCACAGGAACAAGAGTCACAAGAAAAAATAAAGGAATTGAGGAAAATTGCTTTTGAAGGTGACAACAAtccaaatattgaaataacaatGAGAAGACCTGTTGGTTCTTATTCAAAAGATTTCAAAAAACTTGGCTTTAAATGTGAAATAGATCCTATTAAAGATTTCAACGAGACTCCCCCAGGAGTACTGGCATTAGACTGTATGTTGTATTTTGCCAGAAATTACCCAGAAGATTATACTAAAATAGTTCTTGAAAATAGCTGCCGTGCAGACGAACATGAGTGTCCCTTTGGGAAGACAAGCGTGGAGCTTGTAAAGCAACTGTGTGACATCCTACATGTAGGTGAACCACCAAGCGAACAAGGCCAGACATACCATCCTCTCTTCTTCACACATGATCATCCATTTGAAGAACTATTCTGCATTTGTATAGTTCTACTTAATAAGACATGGAAGGAAATGAGAGCGACATCTGAAGACTTCATAAAGGTATCGAGTGTCGTAAGAGAACAGATTAGCAGAGCGCTCTTAGCATCACCTAAAAACTTTGATAAGTTCCGGCAAAAAATTAACCAGCTGACATATGCCGAAATAACACAAATATGGCAGCAAGAAAGAACGAACAGAGAAGTCTGGGAGTCTCATGCGCGACCTATTGTAGagttaaaagaaaaaattacaccAGAAATTGTAGACTTGATTCAGCAACAGAGATTGGGTGTACTTGTTGGTGGAACaaggtttaaaaagtttttttctaGAAGTCAAAGAATAAAAGATAAGTTCTGGTTTGTTCGTCTCTCACCTAACTATAAAGTGTTGCACTATGGTGATTGTGATGAAAAAAGCACTCCGAGCTTAGAAGAACTCGGAAACAAGCTACCTGTTGCTGAAATCAAATGTGTTGTTGTCGGTAAAGAGTGTCCACACATGAAGGACTTGAGAGGAAGAAAAATAACACCACATCTggctttttcatttattttgaaatctgCTGAAGTTACTTCTTTAGATTTTGTGGCTCCTGATGAACAGATCTTCGACTACTGGACTGATGGTATCAATGCACTCTTAAAGGAAAAGATGACCAGTAAATCATTTGAAAACGATTTGCAAACTCTACTGTCCATGGATATAAAGGTTCGGTTACTTGATGCGGAAGGCATTGACATTCCACAAGATCCTCCACAAATTCCTGATGAACCTGaagattatgatttttattatgagAATAATTAG